In Blastopirellula sp. J2-11, a single genomic region encodes these proteins:
- a CDS encoding DUF433 domain-containing protein, whose protein sequence is MPQRQEILEQIAKLDPVEFEGLVVDLFFAKMLSHPFWTRGGGPHADDYSSIVATPKVCGGSARLIRTRIPVWTLERMRQLGFTEADILQSFPTLRALDLVQAWAYVAQHRKEIEQEILENEED, encoded by the coding sequence ATGCCGCAACGACAAGAAATCCTCGAGCAAATTGCGAAGCTGGATCCGGTCGAATTCGAAGGCTTGGTTGTTGACCTTTTCTTCGCAAAAATGCTTTCCCATCCTTTCTGGACGCGCGGCGGCGGACCTCATGCCGACGACTATTCGTCGATTGTGGCGACCCCCAAAGTCTGTGGCGGCTCTGCACGGTTAATTCGTACTCGCATACCGGTATGGACGCTGGAGAGAATGCGGCAGCTTGGATTTACGGAGGCTGATATCTTGCAAAGCTTTCCCACGCTCCGAGCGCTGGATCTTGTGCAAGCGTGGGCCTACGTCGCTCAGCACCGGAAAGAGATTGAACAGGAAATTCTCGAAAACGAAGAAGATTGA
- a CDS encoding leucyl aminopeptidase: MKIQPTKQPVQDFDGDAIIVGAYCDELSPTAEQLDPAISGAIERLKAAGEITGKRYEATRILAPAGVPTIEVIVIGLGAKADLNAETVYGATATVAKMVASKKRKKVGFFLDDFWPSDLTEQAIAGLCVGMHGQDLYRQEKSLTTPEEIFWYGVDDATIEKGAAYGNAINLTRMLVNRPAADMYPATFAEEASVVAEDYNLSIEVWDKKKLEEERCGSLLAVSQASPRDPRLVIIRYNGGKLGESPLALVGKGVTFDSGGLSLKPSDGMKTMKCDMAGAATVLGAIKAIAALKLPVNVVGLVGLVENVIAGNSYKLGDVLTARSGKTIEVLNTDAEGRLVLADVLNVALDEKPTRIIDLATLTGACVVALGLDVAGLMTNDEEMQDMIFAAAKRMGEPMWPLPMYPEFGEQIKSQVADIKNIGEGRWGGAITAAKFLEEFVEGTAWTHIDIAGPAFLEKPKPWMDGGASGFGVRTLVEVAKTLCK; this comes from the coding sequence ATGAAGATTCAACCCACCAAACAGCCGGTTCAAGACTTCGACGGAGACGCCATCATCGTGGGCGCCTACTGCGATGAATTATCGCCAACCGCCGAACAACTCGACCCCGCGATCAGCGGCGCGATCGAACGTTTAAAAGCGGCCGGCGAAATCACCGGCAAGCGGTACGAAGCGACCCGCATCCTGGCTCCGGCCGGCGTTCCGACCATCGAAGTGATCGTCATCGGCTTGGGGGCGAAGGCCGATCTGAACGCTGAGACCGTTTACGGCGCCACCGCAACGGTCGCCAAAATGGTCGCCAGCAAAAAACGGAAAAAAGTCGGCTTCTTTCTCGACGACTTCTGGCCCTCCGACCTGACCGAACAAGCGATCGCCGGGCTCTGCGTCGGCATGCATGGACAAGATCTCTATCGCCAAGAGAAGAGCCTGACCACGCCGGAAGAAATCTTCTGGTACGGCGTGGATGACGCGACGATCGAAAAAGGCGCCGCTTACGGCAACGCGATCAATCTGACCCGGATGCTGGTCAATCGCCCGGCCGCTGACATGTACCCAGCGACCTTCGCCGAAGAAGCGTCGGTCGTCGCCGAAGACTACAACCTATCGATCGAAGTCTGGGACAAGAAGAAGCTGGAAGAAGAGCGCTGCGGATCTTTGCTGGCCGTGTCGCAAGCTTCGCCGCGTGATCCGCGCCTGGTCATCATTCGCTACAACGGCGGCAAGCTGGGCGAATCGCCGCTCGCTTTGGTCGGCAAAGGGGTCACGTTTGACTCGGGCGGGCTCTCGCTCAAACCGAGCGACGGCATGAAAACGATGAAGTGCGACATGGCCGGCGCAGCGACCGTCCTGGGCGCGATCAAAGCGATCGCCGCACTCAAGCTGCCGGTCAACGTCGTCGGTCTGGTCGGCCTGGTCGAAAACGTGATCGCCGGCAACAGCTACAAACTGGGAGACGTGTTGACCGCGCGCAGCGGCAAGACGATCGAAGTGCTCAACACCGACGCCGAGGGACGTCTGGTCTTGGCCGACGTGCTGAACGTCGCCCTCGACGAAAAGCCGACGCGGATCATCGATCTGGCGACCCTCACCGGCGCTTGCGTGGTGGCGCTCGGCCTGGATGTCGCCGGTCTGATGACCAACGACGAAGAAATGCAAGACATGATCTTCGCAGCCGCCAAACGCATGGGCGAGCCGATGTGGCCGCTGCCGATGTACCCCGAGTTTGGCGAACAGATCAAAAGCCAGGTCGCCGACATCAAGAACATCGGCGAAGGCCGCTGGGGCGGAGCGATCACCGCCGCGAAATTCTTGGAAGAGTTTGTCGAAGGGACCGCTTGGACGCACATCGACATCGCCGGCCCCGCCTTCTTAGAAAAACCAAAGCCTTGGATGGACGGGGGCGCCTCCGGCTTTGGCGTGCGTACGCTCGTCGAAGTCGCCAAGACGCTTTGTAAGTAA